The Nomia melanderi isolate GNS246 chromosome 3, iyNomMela1, whole genome shotgun sequence genomic interval GACTAAACTCAGCGATACGATACCATAGAATCAGAACTAATTGAATTTACTAAATTGCCAGGCAAACACCTTTGTCACGATGAAATTCATTCAATATTCGGTTTCTTAGACATTGAGGGGTCAAGACGGAGTCCGCTTAAGACGTTGAATACTATgctggtcaccggtgacctcaaatcgaattactatagcttACTCAATTAGTACTAGAATtaccagtgaaaatgactggttttggtttctttgtttcgcaattattaatatcttcgaagcatcgaatattcgaaatgatctaaaaaattaatagtttcacttgaatactataatgaatgtccgaaaaaactgaaaataatctattgtgacaatttttatagggattaaatgtcaatcatattaaatgctcagtagttctaatgttaaaacatgattatttggaaacgttTCTACATTACAGTAATGCTGCCTAATACGCtggcattcagctagatgaacgtgcaataataataattcaatttaatcaaGTGATTGAATATTACAGTTTCCCATGTTGCGTATgtagtttgctctatgaaatgGTAAaccgttcaacgcgttaacgcatTCACTGTCAATGTTACACGTTTGCGACAATACCAGTGTATTTTACATGGAGGTCcgtgatttaatttttatataaacattctgAAGATCAACAACTTCTATTTCTCGCATACTTCAAAAATGTCGAAGGAAACGTTTTATTTCGAACgttaatataatgtttatatattaaccGTAAACGCCgtcgtaatggcgacttcgagcttcgatatttaaaatcggaaactgcaaatgaattattcaactaacgaggGACTGATTTatgattctttttctttcagtCTTGAACaattcgatgcataattcagtttttcttGAAAAGAACTGTTAAAAGTCTGAAACAGTCTCATATAAAAAGTCAATAGAAAATTCTCGATCGCTAAAGGTTAAACGAATGTTTAACAATCATCATTACAACAACCGGAACAAGTTGCTCGTAGCAAATGCGTTCAGTTGCTCGCCACTCGAGTAACAAGTGAAAACAAATTGATTGTCTATCCGACcgattctccgagaaattagaaaacaaagatatttaaccctttgacgaatgtcggcattttgttgaagtcaaacttccatgtttggaataccaagttgcgaaCAGATGATTGAACTATTGGAGCAGTAAGAGATCAGTACACAGTTTTCtcattctctatgatttaagaattgagtgtatattttatatctagatgatataaaatctataatttataatttagcagaatctgcaaaaggttttgtacaCTTTTAACAAtcgtcgtccgcaaagggttaaacctaaaCAAGGAATCTCGATAGAGGACACCGAAATCTCGCGAGTTTTACAATTTGTCGCTCGCGTAGCGGGGATTTGGAGGGCTCTTTGAACAAGTAAATCCTCCGAGGGCTGTAAATACTTCGTCGAATCGACTCGCGTCGGGCATACGTTCGCTTTATCTCCCGCATTGTATGGAAAATTGGTTTAGGTTAACGCCTCGAATTAAACTTTGAATTAAACAGCTTAGTCGCAGAATAAATTCTCGTCGCAGGAACAGCACGCAGGCCGGTGCACTGCCGTTTCACTGGAAAATCGCTGGTGGTATTAGGCGCGAAGGCTGCGGGATCCCGAACGACGCCTTATCTCTAATGCAAAAGTGTATACGTGTCCTGATAACACGGGAATTTATATAGACCCGTTTCAACCATGCTCGGGTATACTGATTTTCAACGAATAAATCGCTAAGTGTTTGCGCGTGCAGCGGTTGATTGTGCGTTAAGAGTTAACGCTTTGAGGCACACGATTCTAAAGAAGAAAACTCAATAGTTTTTAACCCGCTTAACAccaaagagttaacacgttgaatgccgtgggggcaCTGTTGACCtcaacaaaatcgaattactatcattcattcgattaaacgatgattatttgaacacTTTTCTATGTTACAAGCAATCTATATTACAAgcaatgcagtgacattcaacaagataaacctgcaataataatgtaattcgattacataagttgatgttacattatattcattttgtaattattattaatccttttcttgcattaaccctttgcggacgagtgtcgacgtttcgagatggaattttcatatttggaatactaagttgtatagaaacgatttaattatttgaacagcaagagatcagtacgtagtttctctttttttattatttaagcaatcgatacatAAATTAGCTACGTTTGCTGAAGGttagtatatttcaaagaatcttcgactacaaagagttaacacgttgaatgctatgggtgTCACCGATTATTCTCAACCAAatctaattactataatttactcAATTAAATGGTGActatttgaatatatttgtatattatacattaccTAGTGCGGCGACATTCAGCAACATAGACGTTCAAtaacaataacgcaattcaataaTGCAATATTATATCTTTCTACATTTCGCGTATTTTGCTCCGTGAAAcacgcggcgttcaacgtgttaaaaaagtaacagatgcttctctgagaaattattaaagacattaatttagcaatacgaaaactgaattgtaaatcaattagagtctcagtagatgcattcttggagtttctatagcggaATTTCAAAGagtcaatgtaactgctcggtagttttagggtTAAAGATTAAATGATTCAGCGTGAAGATTGAAAGGTTTGGATAATTATTATGTAGCAGGTTATATCAACTATTGATATGTACTGTTAGATTTAATATTTAGCTTCCGTTGAACCGAAACTGTACGATTTCTCTGCGATATTTGCCTCTGGCCGAAGGAGGAAACGAACAAACGTATTCATTCCATTTTGTCGCGGTTGCAGTTTCCAATATGGCCGCCATTGACGACTGAATTTTAATATGGCAGTCTAACCTTTCAAACATGTCGTGCTCGTGTAAAATGAACGAGCGAACGTCGATGATTTTATACGTGcacgttaataaataattaccgaTGAAAACTAACTACGATGGATATAATTATTGCATGCAATGAATATTGCTGTAGATCGTGGATTATTAAGTAAATCGAAAACAGttattaaaatcataattgCGGACTTCTCTTAATCATGTGTTATTAGCAATAATTGTGTTTCCGACTCGCAAATAGAATACTATGTTAAAGTCattaataacgtaattataTTCGGATTGCGTCGTGTAATTACTAGTGAACTCTATAAAAGATTATTACGAAACGATTGTATCGTGTTGAACGAATGTGTTATCGATAAAATATCGGtagaaaatcaatagaaaatgtaTCAATAGAATCGTATCCGATACGAACCAGAAAGCTTTTCCATCTTTAACAGTTACAACGTTATTTCGATTCTTCATGATCGTTTCAATCAAAACTTTTATATAACAGTTATTTTCTGAAACGTCCCGACTTCTGACATTACATGGGCACAACGTAAATTCAATTCCGtccgtataaaaataaataattgtccGTATAAGTGAATTCAAACCGACATTAAATTTTCCCTTTTACGTGCCACTCTCCAAACAAATTGACTAACTCCATGCTTTGAATAGTTCAGAATGTTTaaattcagctttatatagtgaaTCCCTTTGGTGCGACATGTGGCTGAAGCATGACGCAATTATCCACATAcccaatttgaaatttcaatttaaaatttcattcgatcctTTTTACATCTGCCCTCCACTTTGTTCGTGGCCGCATTTCATCGTTAACCGGCCAATTAGAAGGAATTACATTTTCAATCTCAAAGCTTATGGGTCGTGCAACCAGTGTACAGGGTGATGCAGAAATGCGTGACATTATCTTAGGTAGGTCAAGTTAATTAATCTACACATGAAAGTACAATAGTTATAGAACGtagaacaaattttgaaaaattttagtttgcaattttatagacgtgaaaggagaatatattctttgtttaaacTCTTTTTTCGCTATCTTTTACTGTTCTCAAGACAGTCATTAGGCATGACTTAGTCTACTTAgtcacaaagtttcataatttttttaatttctaggTTCGATAACTTCCACTGTTAGTTTTCGAATTATAAGTTCTTGAAAAAAATCTTCAAAACGTCTGCTTACTATATCTGCCACTGGATATTATCTTAACATTGAATCCTGCATTCTTTAAAAAATGCCAACTGTTACTCGAATAGTCTCAAATTTCGTCCAATTCATATGGAtgtgaaacataaataataaaacgtgAAACGTTCCTTTCAACCATTCGAATCATTCATTTGCCAATGTAATTAACTCAACAAAATAAAAAGCACaagattcaatcaaatggcaAATTGACAGAACCATTTCAGTGTTCCAACACCAAACttagaaaaaattcaaaaagtaggGTTAGACGCTATAGAATGCGAGTGTCTGTACAACTCGAAGATTAAAGtacaaagaaaacagaaattcgTAAAACATTTTCACTTACATTCACGCGCAGGGTTAACAAAACTTACGTTCCCGAATCGCCCTGTCCAAAACGCGTGAAATGATTGCATCAATATCGTTCGCGAGCGGCGAATTGAtcgtttcaagtgaaaataaatATCGAGACGGTCACAAGTGACCGTGGGCGTCCGCCATTGTTACGTCGCGCCATTATATCTTTCTCGAGGCAGAGGCGCCCTCGTCTGCGCGCGATTTGCGTCGTTTTTCTTTCCGTCGTCAATTAAAAGAGacgaaaacaaaaagaaaacttgTATCTTTTCAGGTGACAAGACGGAGCGAGAGGCAACAAATGCCGGTGGGCGGACGGGTCGCTGGGAAAGTCGGGATCTACAGCTCCCATTATAATGGTAATGTAAACAGGGGATATTATTATATCACGACCTCCGTGAATCGCGACTGAAAATATTCGTTCGGCGCACGTTGCAATTTACTAAAGCCCGTCGAAATAATATCAATATGCGCATATTTACAATGTTGAGTCGATGGCGGCGAGGAGAATGGAAATTTCCCAGCGCGCGGTTCGTTTACGACGAAATAACATTACGGAACGACCGTGCTCGCAGAAAAACAATATGGACGTTCTGTTCTTTTTTATATGCGTAACGTCCGACGTTAATCGTGTTGTCGAAACCAATATTTTTACGCTTTTGTATGGCGATCATCCGTTAAGGGAATAAGTCGCTCAATACTAATTGTACCGCGAGCCGATTAAATGTGCCGATTTTGGAATTCGATTTAGAATTCTGCGTTTTCCTTAAACCCTTTAacgtatgatttatttctcaactatgatcgatacaataactttgcactcgaagctttttctcagttgtattaccagcaactcgaagtaaTTATAACAGACagagcatattaacatataaataaatgatacgtatGAAAAGAAAggtcatagatgtattttactattttctatCAATTATAGATATAACtgttatatttaatgacaaattttaaataactgcTCCGGAACCTTCGAGTGCagagttaataatttattgaaaacacagaagaattctaggcatattATAAGTCTGTTTGTTACAGAGTATTATTaccgataacagaagaataatatttatttgcaattgAACCGAATTGAGTATTATTTATCCTTGCCAAAATTCTCATTATCGTTGTATATCGTCCGATTAGTCAATTCTTCAACAttcgtctttccttttgtttcttttaccactaaaaaagaaatgtattgtCCAACTTGTTTACGTTCATTTTATAGCCAGTTATTcgactagttacggtaggaaaaaTGCCAGTTACGGTTAGTATTAATTGATTACGAAATTTACGAAGCGTCTTTGTGGCCATCTGTTTTTTCACGAGGGAAAATTTATGAATTCGTTACGCGATGGACATTTATGGCTTACTTCTGCCGGCAGTTTGGTCAGCCACATTGAACGGAACCAAGGGGGACGTGATTTATTTTCCGTGAAATAAACGCGGTGACTTTCTTGACGTTCTTTCGGAGATACGGGATATGAATCATTCTTATGAAGCTGCTGGAAAATTTCCATCCCCTCGGGATATTAATGTTTCAGAATGCGCAGATCGATTCATTTCGCGGGATTCTGTGTGCCGCAGCAATCACGGCGAACGAATATGATCTGAGTAAACCAACTTACTTAATTAAACGAGCTTGCGTTAGTTACACTTTATTTCCGCGCTTCTTTTCCCGCGCTTCTTGAGCGATTAATTCCCAAGTGCATCGTTAAGACCTGCTTTCTTTTAATTCAATGAGCACTAAAAGTCTCTGTAAATTCTTTTCTTCCTACTTTACGACTTTCCATTTGGAACGCAATAAAATAGAGAAGGAAACGTCTATTAAAGGAAAACAAATTGTAGTCACATTGTTCTTTACCCTTAAATCTTGAATTGCCAAGTCATCTTCATGCTCGTGCTACATCGTCGATCTGAAACAAAACGCTGATACTTACAAACGTATattcaaagaagaaaatttaattaacagttTCATTATAATCCTTCGTCGTTTCTGAGATACTAACTCTTTACAGTAAGAAGCTTCTttcgttatatatatattcattattctcttaTGAAACATTAATGGTTCTTTTGACAAATAATACAAgcgtatataatatacaaacgaagagataaaattattctatttcaccGTTTCATTTCTAATTGCATTATACGAATTTTCCTATCGAACTTTATCATTTCACTGCGTCAAACTAAATGATAACTGTAAGCCTCTCGATCGCAAAggactaaaaatattatttcaacaacATTTATTCAGTTTCACTATTAAGACGTATTCTCCCTTCAAACAgttgtattaaaaattgttcacttAACACGATTTCTACCTTCTTTTTCGACACCtgagattttaattggaaattgttTTCCTAGTTTAGtcgtgttttttaattaaattttcgacTGTTCCAAGAGCAATTATAACGTTAActgtaggaaatgtccaaaattcgaTCGAGGAGAAATGactaaactgagaaaatagttttaagttgaaatttcgtATGttctttgacaccttcggtagaaatggtGTTAATTTCAGAAGGTAGACCGGAGATCAACGAAATCACGTGACATCGATTGACAAAGCGATCGATCACGTTCAGACAGGAAAGAAACATTTCGCGACCTGCCCTTGCCAGATCCATCAGTTCCTAAGAAAAACAGAGTTTAAAAGATGGAAGACTCGACTTCTACTTTAACTTCGGGGAATTTTTCTCCTCAGCATTTCttagataaatatattatcCGAAGCCATCAGCGGGACTTGCCCCTGCGCCGCATCCCCGGTCCGTTCAAAAGACTCCTCGTTCCGATATCAGGTGCTCGGCGAACCTACACCGTTACTCTCACAAGCAAGTCCCGGTGATGGGTTCTCATAATCTACTGAGTCAAGAAATACCCAAGAGAAAAATTCCTCGCGGTCAGGGGAGTCAAGTGAGCTTCAAAGTGACCTAGCCGAGCAAAGTGGTTAACAGTTTGAGTGGCCCATCAACCCCGGGAATCTCCGCAACGGTGATATAGTTATTTATCATAGTTGGGATTCTTATGGAATATCAGGTTCTTACACGCGGATTTCTCAAATTCCATGATGAATACTTGCTTTACAACTGACTTTCTTAACAAACGCAACTGTGCTTTGTCAAATATCCTGTGAACGCATGAACATCTACAGTTCAGTCATTCTACCCTTTCCTCTGTCAATTCTTCCTCTTTACAATTCACTGCTACGCAAACTGGCaactagaaaattaataaacaattcctCTTTAATCCTTTTCTCCTGTGAAttcataaacatccgcagtccagTCATTCTACTCTTTCCTCTGTCAATTTTCCCTCTTTACGATTCACTGCTACACGAACTGGTAACTAGAAAACTGATAAAAAATTcctctttaactctttgcactccgaatttcttttgcattttctcTGAAATGCATTCGAAAAAATAGTtaatttgtagagagcagtgtaaacgattcttcttactaataatattgaaaataacataataatagaatctatttgaaaaatatcttgacaataACACctatgaataaaactgatgtcgattCACGACATaggagcacaaagggttaacactagaactaccagtcaaaataactggttccAGTCtccttgtttcgtaattattgataccgtaagagcattgaatatttgaaatgatttcgaaaataaacaatttcgcttgaatactataatcaatacaCGAAGaacctgaaaataatctatcgttacaatttttctataaactACATATCAAACACATTAAATCCTCAgtaattctactgttaaaaaAAACCAATCACTTAACCACTCACCTCAACACTCAAAGTCCTCACCTTCCTCAACCCCTAACCGTAAAACAGTAATCCCAAAAGTTTAATAGAAAATCTTCCCAAACCTTAGAACTCACGCTCCCAAATCCCTTTctcatacacacatacacacacacacaaaactCTTAACCATAGGATCATCAACCAACAAACCACCAATCAACCTAAACCGTTAAAAGTCCAAGACGAAGTTTATCCAACTGCTCCACGCCTCCCAGTGATTTCGCTGCGCCGTATTTCATACCGTAAGCTAACTGCCCGATAGTTTATGGGTCACTAGCAACCCCAAATCCCTCTAACCGTGTCGTTACCAAGATAACTGCACTTTCGGAACATCCAGCAAGACCTCAAGTTCCGCGCGCCGGTTGCCCCTTAATGTAGACGCGGCCAGCGCAGAATTGCGATTACAAGATAAACACAGCATGCTTTCAGGGAAAGGGTACAGCGGCATAAACGAGGAGATCATATGGATCAGCATCGGCATGGGGATCACGATCACCGTACTGATCACGATCGCCCTGTGCTACATCGCCCGGGAGAAATGGCGGAAACGCCACGACGGCTACTACACCTCCTGACGAACGCTGCCGCCGCCCTCCTGGGCCACTTGGTCCTTCACGCCCTCGACCCCCGGCGTCTGCTTCAGCCCGACGACAACCAGAGGCAAGCCGAGGGCGTACTACATCACCATCTAACCGCTCCGATCCGTTGACTAATGACTCCGTTTCAGCTCGGGCGGACCCGACGTTCCACAGCGAACGAAAAATCGACCGGAACACCCTTCCGTCTCCATTCTGCTGCTCTCTTCTTCCACCCCTGTCCCCGTGTCCACACCCCTCTGGCTCTTCTCCTTCCCCGTCCGGAAGGCTCGCGAAAGAATGATCGTTTCGGTACCGAAAATGGATTCTGAATGCACTGAACAGAATTGATTTATCGTCGGTGTAAATATCTCGCGGAAGACTCGGCGAGTGGAAAGCTAATGGTCGCGCTGCGAAGGGAGATTGTCTTGGGATACTTGCGATTCGTAACGGACCGGGTATTTGCTCTTTTCGACTGAAGGGAACGGTGAGCGTCGAGTTGAATTGTTTTAAGGCTTCGCTCGAAAattgtggttctccgtttggaTCGTGGATTTTCGAGATTCGCTGTGATGATTCGCTGTTTTgtcgtttatttattgttatggCGAAATTAAATGTGTTCCGATGGTTTTGAAGAGTAATATTGAAGTTAGTTTTGAATGGAATAATTATATGATTGTTATGTATTGGTTTGCTGATTTGTACTGGTGTGTCGAGCCATGAGTTAGCGATTCGAACGTATTTGCAGTAACGTGTATATTGATTACGATGTTAACGTCTACTTTGAAATCCGAAAGAAATCTACACCTGCTCCGTTTCCCACAGCTGGCTAGATAAGATGAGTATCAGTATACAATTTGGAAACACAAGAATCCATCTATTTACTGGCTACGCTGAACCCACTCCCGATAACCGAGAATCTCGTTTAACCAGCAGGAACCCGTTTAACCGAGATTCCTCGTCGTCGCACGAAAACACGTTCAATAATCGCGGGGATGATACCGAAACGCGAAAGGATATCTCTCCCCGTTTATTTGATATGCGCATCGGAATAAGACAATGCGAGGGAAACGGAAAATCCTGCAGGGAAAGATCAAAGAGGAGGAATGTTCGCGATGCGTGGCGGACAAAAGATTCCTAGGCGACCGCTGCTCTCTAAAGTCACagtcaatttttaaacaaatctcCTGGCAAGCGGCGCGACAGTCTGATTTATGACTGGGCGCCTCTGCCAAACAGCAATACTCTCcgcaccgtcgcgtcgcgttgcttTCGAGGCTTTCGCTTAAAACGCGCGTCGTATTCGCCCGGCTGGTCCGTTTTATGCGACACAAGAGTACGTGCAACCCGGCGTTCGTTTCGAAACGCGTCCGTGCGCCCGCACCAAGGAAAACCTGGAACGTGGCGTATTTTAAGATTCTTTTTAACCGTGGAACAGCATCACTTACTTTTTAAATGCACACCGTCGCCCAAACGTCTGGAGCCTGATGCAACTTCAAATTCAACCAAGTGTTCATCGAATCGACTTCTCACCCGGCATATTCCGCTGCGACGCTGAAACGGGAGCGCgattaaccgttcgagtcccaagcggcgcgatggcggttCTCTGTTACATTGTTCAAAAGTAgaagtctatcggttcgtagaatcagatgaagcttatttattcattttctatctaattattaattttcatttctcttaTTACCCGCTTAAAACTGAAGGAATGTAACGATcgcgttatttaaaatttgcttttataaaaatagaagagcgtcattcagttttgaaatcgaaaggaaagaagcgcgatcgcgccgcttggcatttttcgaccgggtttttgcGAAAACCCGTGGGACTCAAACGATTAAACGTAAACCCACAGTGTATTCTTACTGTATTCAGGAAGAAACGTGATCTGCCGGGGTCGCTCTATATTTTTGCGCGACGGCGTATGCGTGTTTGATACCTCGTTAGCTCCGAGTCGAATAGAAGCTGGCGCGCAAAGAATTTCCCCAAGCGAGCTCTCGGGCAAAGTAAATTAGACGTTGAAGATCGACGCTCGCCGTCTGCTTTCTCCGTTCAATGCGGGATTTTTGTATTCCGCGGTTTTCTAATCCTTTCATCGTGACTCGCGATCCGACGGAATGACGCCAGTGGTCACCGGCCAACTTTGAGAAAGCTCGACGCACAATTCTCTGTCCCATTCCTCGAGGCTGCAACCCTGTAAAAACGTATTTGTAAATGTAAGTAAGATGAAAGTATAGTGACTCGATGCTGTCATAGTACACAACGTGGCGCGCGAAGGTCGCGGCGATGAGGATCTTTTATTCTTCCTCGCGCCGCGATCTTCCACGCGCCGATAAATCGGTCGCTCGGAAGACACGCGAGACGATTTTGTGGATATTTCCtgagttttcgaaattttcatggagtaaatgatattctttgtaattgttcaaggatttactcgtttccttGTGTTTTCTAGATTGGAAAGtactttttatagcttctgaatatgttgtatgaTCGTTTTGGTAGCCATTACGTGAATTTTCTCGATCTTTTTCTAGAGTTaatcgcattggcttctgagcgacttaaATGTATATACGATTGACCGGGTGAAATTCACTTTTCGACTCGGGACTTTGTGATCGCTTATCGTAAAACAATCGGCAAAAGTGAATTGCTCTTGGTTCCGTTAAGTCTTCAAGGGCAACGCTCGATTCCCGGTTCCTCTCAATTCTCTCGGACTCTTCTATCCCCTTCGCGAACGTCGCCGTGATCCGCCGATGATTTCGACCTTTTGCTATTTTTGATAGCTACCTTCGATTCTAGAAAGTCTAGGAATTCTGGGAAAATGATGATCGAATATTGAGGACAAATAACAGCACCATCTCGCGGACGTTGTTCTtgaaggattaaccctttgcactccgagttcCTTTCGCGTTCACTTTCCCATAATTCTGTATTACTTTGAGTGCTACACTTGAAATGTTTTTCTAAAGACGattagttaacacgttaagcgccacgaaaattttGAGTGTTTTATAGATGATTTGTTCTTTGGCAGCAAAGGTACATAGGAACAATTACTAACACTAGAACAAGCGAGCAGTCAAATCGGCATTACCAAATTTGTTTATGGGAACTCTAAGAATACTGTAAGGTTTCAATTGAGTCATTATTCAGTTtgatattactaaatcaatttctttagtaattccgcagagaagcatctgtcatctttttaacaattggGAAAGAAGAACGTAGGAATGGGTCAGTttaacccatctggtagttctagtattaactaTTTAATATCAGAATTCTTTCATTACACTATTCTTAACTTATTTAcgttgtcaaatatttttggtCGACAGTAGTCATTTTACATATTGTAATTCtcttcaagcaattcagaaatGTCACTCACCGATGACTGACacggcacttaacgtgttaacagcgAACAGCGTGAACAATTCTTTTTACtgaactataaaaaataatctaacataatacaattaacactagaactaccgagtagttaaattcactttttgaaattcctctataccaacttcaagagtgcatttatcgagactttaattgattaacaattcagtttgcgtattactaaatcaatttcttgaataatttcttcaagaaatatctgttatctttttaatcattgcaaaaagaaaaaattaggaatgggtcattttgacccgtctggtaagTTTAGTGTTCAAGAAGTATCCGTACCTTTGCAATCATTCCAAAAGAAGAAATtgggaattggtcattttgacccacctggtGGTTCTAGTGATAAAAAACGTCACAGTTTCGAATAAATTCGCTGTCGAGTCGTATCCGAcgtaggagcgcaaagggttaaacgcgtcGCCGTTCGAAACAGCCGCGCGAAGCTTCGTTTATTAATCTGTATGTACATCTTTCACGAATTTAACGTGTCGTAGCGACTTCGTAACGTTCATCCAGTGTTTTAAAAAGGGACGACAGTTACACGCGCGCGGAAACGCATGTTCCGCGCGAACGAGGACAACCTACATGTAGTCCCGAGTGGAAACTCTATTGGAAATGGTACAAAGAATGATGCTCGGACTCGATGAGGAAGCTTCCTTTCTGATCCAGGCCACCGTGACACGGCCGCGCCGACGTTCGTTCGCGCGACAAAGGGACTTTAACCCCTtcacgtattatttactttctctacCAAACTCGTGTAAcgttttactatcgacaatttggaataaaagcaacaaaattgtccattctgctttaacacgttaagcgccaaaATTTTGGACGTTTTTTCGT includes:
- the LOC116432910 gene encoding uncharacterized protein LOC116432910; the encoded protein is MPVGGRVAGKVGIYSSHYNGKGYSGINEEIIWISIGMGITITVLITIALCYIAREKWRKRHDGYYTS